A region from the Saccharomonospora azurea NA-128 genome encodes:
- a CDS encoding FtsK/SpoIIIE domain-containing protein: MTNQHDEDPQDATVVPLRSEAQPTPGVIDAEIVAETPRPTFNTRRLPVPHISEETRLRMAEQAVELRRASAPYVATGTKSALRHALYIPAGAAVVARRVRDSRGTSRYERLLRAAEAQGDWDRLGEWEEREARARRERHERHMDWLKAPAHLAKAVAVCAASGVGLLLALGVVLAVADGDAGMVLEPIGAAIDTIRWLWWFATAYGALLLTGGLGLGVLYLWDQGRKHSTWEPRWVQPVQRSSEGEPVTPHRVIAALSDLGISTLRKKLAELGEESAQLLGPITIAGCGVEVDVTLPTGVTTEEIKAKRRKLAENLDRHEHELFITTAPAARTVRLWVADPGALDEPIEPSPLVLNHEITANVHSGRAPWGQNLRGDAVSLNLWQKHLLITGLSNMGKTAALRSLVLWLAFDPSTELHIADLKGIGDWRMFRGIATTLIEGPTDEHVIDATHMLEWGVHEMERRLMEFDADKYPDGVPPNLPGFHPIYLVVDEAQVAFMCPAQGEGEGEGRDPRPFGGSKNTSRYFMAARKLHNQGRAVNVVLWQGTQDPTDQNLPKLVREGAHIRASLKVGTEQQSRMALGDNAVAAGAAPHELKQEHKGTVVVTGAGVPCQQGQTSETVRTHFVSGSDAIEIAERIKAGRGRRASSGEIAQQERDLLADVAEALHGEAKVKATDITARLRELAPGYPPYSGMTAEDLRDLLADYGVKVTKVGVLMVYAERVHSALAERQQDDT; encoded by the coding sequence ATGACCAACCAGCATGACGAGGACCCGCAGGACGCCACCGTGGTGCCGCTGCGGTCGGAAGCCCAGCCGACTCCCGGCGTGATCGACGCCGAGATCGTGGCCGAGACTCCGCGGCCGACGTTCAACACACGTCGCTTGCCGGTGCCGCACATCAGTGAGGAGACCCGGCTGCGGATGGCCGAGCAGGCCGTCGAACTGCGGCGCGCCTCGGCCCCGTATGTGGCGACGGGCACGAAGTCGGCGCTCCGTCACGCCCTCTACATCCCGGCCGGGGCGGCGGTGGTGGCCAGGCGGGTGCGGGACTCGCGTGGCACGAGCCGGTACGAGCGGCTGCTGCGTGCCGCCGAGGCGCAGGGCGACTGGGACCGTCTCGGTGAGTGGGAGGAGCGCGAGGCTCGCGCCCGGCGCGAGCGGCACGAGCGGCACATGGACTGGCTCAAAGCCCCGGCCCATCTGGCCAAAGCGGTCGCGGTGTGCGCTGCCTCGGGTGTCGGGTTGCTGCTGGCCCTCGGGGTCGTGCTCGCGGTGGCCGACGGCGACGCCGGCATGGTCCTGGAGCCGATCGGCGCGGCGATCGACACCATCCGCTGGCTGTGGTGGTTCGCCACCGCCTACGGCGCTCTGCTGCTGACCGGCGGCCTCGGTCTCGGGGTGCTCTACCTGTGGGACCAGGGACGCAAGCACTCGACGTGGGAGCCGAGGTGGGTGCAGCCGGTGCAGCGATCGAGCGAGGGTGAGCCCGTCACGCCACACCGGGTGATCGCGGCGCTGTCGGACCTGGGGATTTCGACGTTGCGGAAGAAGTTGGCGGAGTTGGGCGAGGAGTCTGCCCAGTTGCTAGGGCCGATCACGATCGCCGGGTGCGGTGTCGAGGTCGATGTGACGCTGCCGACCGGGGTGACGACCGAGGAGATCAAGGCCAAGCGGCGCAAGCTGGCCGAGAACCTGGATCGGCACGAGCACGAGCTGTTCATCACCACCGCCCCCGCCGCGCGCACAGTGCGGCTGTGGGTGGCCGACCCGGGCGCGCTCGACGAGCCCATCGAGCCCTCCCCGTTAGTGCTCAACCACGAGATCACCGCCAACGTCCACTCCGGACGGGCACCGTGGGGACAGAACCTTCGCGGCGACGCCGTCTCGTTGAACCTGTGGCAGAAACACCTGCTCATCACCGGTTTGTCGAACATGGGCAAGACCGCCGCGCTGCGGTCGCTGGTGCTGTGGCTGGCGTTCGACCCCTCCACCGAGCTGCACATCGCCGACCTGAAGGGCATCGGCGACTGGCGCATGTTCCGCGGCATCGCCACCACGCTGATCGAAGGCCCGACCGATGAGCACGTCATCGACGCCACGCACATGCTGGAGTGGGGCGTGCACGAGATGGAACGGCGCCTGATGGAGTTCGACGCCGACAAGTACCCCGACGGGGTGCCGCCGAACCTGCCCGGCTTCCACCCGATCTACCTCGTCGTCGACGAGGCGCAGGTGGCATTCATGTGCCCGGCCCAGGGCGAAGGGGAAGGCGAGGGACGCGACCCGCGCCCGTTCGGCGGGTCGAAGAACACCAGCCGCTACTTCATGGCCGCCCGCAAGCTCCACAACCAGGGCCGCGCGGTCAACGTCGTGCTGTGGCAGGGCACCCAGGACCCCACCGACCAGAACCTGCCCAAGCTCGTGCGCGAGGGCGCCCACATCCGCGCCTCACTCAAGGTCGGCACCGAACAGCAATCCCGCATGGCGCTGGGCGACAACGCCGTCGCCGCCGGGGCCGCTCCGCACGAGCTCAAGCAAGAACACAAGGGCACCGTCGTGGTCACCGGCGCAGGAGTGCCCTGCCAGCAGGGCCAGACCTCCGAAACCGTGCGCACCCACTTCGTCAGCGGCAGCGACGCGATCGAGATCGCCGAGCGCATCAAGGCGGGCCGCGGACGTCGTGCCAGCTCAGGTGAGATCGCCCAGCAGGAGCGCGACCTGCTCGCTGACGTGGCCGAAGCGCTGCACGGTGAGGCGAAGGTCAAGGCCACCGACATCACCGCCCGGCTCCGCGAACTCGCCCCCGGCTACCCGCCCTACAGCGGCATGACAGCTGAAGACCTGCGCGACCTGCTCGCCGACTACGGCGTCAAGGTCACCAAGGTCGGCGTCCTGATGGTGTATGCGGAGCGTGTTCACTCCGCCCTCGCCGAACGACAGCAAGACGACACCTAA
- a CDS encoding DUF3631 domain-containing protein: MSTPDPLLSAIDDVLADPAAACVQCGRDRGESPSPDFCSENCQTVWQAAHTGTREAVDSGTAPNTDVPEAAPERPLSWLGPPPPGEESGASVLDAVREFVARYNAFPSEHCAPMLALWYAHTHAADHFYVTPRLILDSAEPGSGKTRVLEVAQFLVRAPEMTISATTAALFRMVADGPVTILFDEVDAIFNPKNGGNNEDLRAMLNAGYKRSATIARCVGDARAMKVERFPVYAPAALAGIAGHMPATITTRAITVHMKRRRADEHVAEFWEEDVEREARPLRERLAAWMATAGERVGAARPTMPPSVRDRSAEIWRPLIAIADQAGDHWPDTARAACEYFVANAATQPDSIGIRLLADLRQLYTQHDTDRMTTADILTALHNLDEAPWAELHGKPLDARALGKLLGKYGVRSSNLKRPGGSVAKGYRLDGDGGLADAWSRYLPTAATTATAATPQVNPVADQTEVADTSATEGLPPLGSRGAG; the protein is encoded by the coding sequence ATGAGTACGCCTGATCCGCTGCTGTCGGCTATCGACGACGTCCTTGCCGACCCCGCTGCCGCGTGTGTGCAGTGCGGGCGAGACCGGGGTGAGTCGCCGTCGCCGGACTTCTGCTCGGAGAACTGCCAGACCGTCTGGCAGGCCGCCCACACCGGCACCCGCGAGGCCGTCGACAGCGGCACAGCCCCGAATACCGACGTACCCGAAGCCGCTCCCGAGCGCCCTCTGTCGTGGCTCGGCCCGCCGCCACCGGGTGAGGAGTCCGGGGCGAGCGTGCTGGATGCGGTGCGGGAGTTCGTGGCCCGCTACAACGCCTTCCCGAGCGAGCACTGCGCACCCATGCTCGCTCTCTGGTACGCCCATACCCACGCCGCCGACCACTTCTACGTCACCCCACGCCTGATCCTCGACTCCGCCGAGCCGGGCAGCGGCAAGACCCGCGTGCTCGAGGTCGCCCAGTTCCTCGTCCGCGCACCCGAGATGACCATCTCGGCCACCACCGCGGCACTGTTCCGCATGGTCGCCGACGGACCCGTCACGATCCTCTTCGACGAGGTCGACGCGATCTTCAACCCCAAGAACGGAGGAAACAACGAAGACCTGCGCGCGATGCTCAACGCCGGATACAAGCGCTCCGCGACGATCGCCCGCTGCGTCGGAGACGCCCGCGCCATGAAGGTCGAACGCTTCCCCGTCTACGCCCCCGCGGCGCTAGCCGGCATCGCCGGGCACATGCCCGCCACCATCACCACCCGCGCCATCACCGTCCACATGAAACGCCGCCGCGCCGACGAACACGTCGCCGAGTTCTGGGAGGAAGACGTCGAACGCGAAGCCCGCCCACTGCGCGAGCGACTGGCCGCCTGGATGGCCACCGCGGGCGAACGGGTCGGGGCGGCCCGGCCGACCATGCCACCGAGCGTGCGGGACCGCTCCGCCGAAATCTGGCGGCCACTGATCGCCATCGCCGACCAAGCAGGCGACCACTGGCCCGACACCGCCCGCGCCGCATGCGAGTACTTCGTCGCCAACGCCGCCACCCAACCCGACAGCATCGGCATCCGCCTCCTCGCCGACCTCCGCCAGCTCTACACCCAACACGACACCGACCGCATGACCACCGCCGACATCCTCACCGCCCTACACAACCTCGACGAAGCACCCTGGGCCGAACTCCACGGCAAACCACTCGACGCCCGTGCACTCGGCAAACTCCTCGGCAAGTACGGCGTCCGCTCTAGCAACCTCAAACGGCCGGGCGGCAGCGTCGCGAAGGGCTACCGCCTCGACGGCGACGGCGGCCTCGCCGACGCCTGGAGCCGCTACCTGCCCACAGCCGCTACCACCGCTACTGCCGCTACCCCGCAGGTCAACCCGGTAGCGGACCAAACCGAGGTAGCGGACACAAGCGCTACCGAAGGTCTGCCACCGCTTGGATCGCGTGGAGCCGGGTAG
- a CDS encoding bifunctional DNA primase/polymerase: MSGHDVLREWALYCAAMGWYVFPLVPATKRPAIRAWENRSTTNHDRITRCWDSGAFNIGLATGPSHLLVLDCDTVKQPGEVDGAEALAALAAERGVELPATYTVTTPSGGRHLYFTLPPGVRLRNTAGHLAPRIDTRSGGGYVVAPGSTLPEGGYELEDDTDPAPLPAWLLQALCERPTTTSTTSAGPVARPSAYAASALRGECDEIRSAPPGRHNEVLSRAAYRVGRLVGGGLLDEAHARTELIQAARTLVTADCGCTPPEVARVVDAGLAKGRTQPRTVTSRQGSEVAA, translated from the coding sequence ATGTCCGGACACGATGTGCTACGGGAATGGGCGCTGTACTGCGCCGCGATGGGCTGGTACGTCTTCCCCCTCGTACCGGCCACCAAGCGCCCCGCCATCCGCGCCTGGGAGAACCGATCCACCACCAACCACGACCGCATCACCCGCTGCTGGGACAGCGGCGCGTTCAACATCGGCCTGGCCACCGGCCCGTCCCACCTGCTGGTGCTCGACTGCGACACCGTCAAGCAGCCGGGCGAGGTCGACGGCGCTGAGGCGTTGGCTGCGCTCGCCGCCGAGCGGGGCGTGGAGCTGCCCGCCACCTACACCGTGACCACACCCTCCGGCGGCCGGCACCTGTACTTCACGCTCCCGCCCGGGGTGCGGCTGCGGAACACCGCCGGACACCTCGCACCGCGGATCGACACCCGCTCCGGCGGCGGCTACGTCGTCGCCCCCGGCTCGACACTGCCGGAAGGCGGATACGAGCTGGAAGACGACACCGACCCCGCACCCTTGCCCGCCTGGCTGCTGCAAGCCCTCTGCGAACGCCCCACAACCACCTCGACGACGAGTGCGGGTCCGGTGGCGCGACCGAGCGCCTATGCCGCCAGCGCCCTGCGCGGCGAGTGCGACGAGATCCGCTCCGCCCCACCCGGCCGCCACAACGAAGTCCTGTCCCGCGCGGCGTACCGGGTTGGTCGCCTCGTCGGCGGCGGGCTGCTCGACGAGGCCCACGCCCGCACCGAACTCATCCAGGCCGCGCGAACGCTCGTCACCGCGGACTGCGGATGCACACCGCCCGAGGTCGCGCGGGTGGTCGACGCGGGGCTGGCCAAGGGCCGCACTCAGCCCCGCACCGTCACGTCTCGGCAGGGAAGCGAGGTAGCTGCCTGA
- a CDS encoding tyrosine-type recombinase/integrase — MARIPRGCRLMDTSHNVRIWTIEHIRGKRRSSYRVRWVVEQRRFGRSFTTAALADSFRSRLVSAARSGEAFDVGSGLPVSMERERTTMTWFEFACAYMDMKWPDCSPKYRKSLAESLTRITVALLHESASLPQDKALRKVLMEEFNTKTRSAERTPEAARISKALARASRNVSDLAKPEVLRAVLRALDMNLDGTRAAGNTVRIRRVALANAIDYAIEKKLLSTNPLNEVKVKKRHYALTQVNPESAVNPMQARMLLTAIDTIGKQGPRLVAFFACMYYAGLRPEEAANLKKQNLSLPEKGWGDIHLDGARAEIGREWTDSGEASEEGPLKHRDSSMGRTVPCPPVLTEILHDHLSRFGTARDGRLFRGARDGGRVGSTVYGRVWAAARAKVFTAEVLAGPLGKRPYDLRHACVSTWLSGGVEPTRVAKWAGHSVSVLLKVYAKCLDGGEQTARERAERALHGW; from the coding sequence ATGGCTCGAATCCCGCGAGGTTGCCGCTTGATGGATACCAGTCACAACGTTCGTATCTGGACGATTGAGCACATCCGAGGCAAACGCCGGTCGAGCTACCGCGTGCGTTGGGTGGTGGAGCAGCGCAGGTTCGGCCGCTCGTTCACGACGGCCGCGCTCGCCGACAGCTTCCGCTCCCGGCTCGTGTCGGCAGCCCGGAGCGGAGAAGCATTCGACGTCGGTAGTGGTCTTCCGGTCTCCATGGAACGGGAGCGCACCACGATGACGTGGTTCGAGTTCGCGTGCGCCTACATGGACATGAAGTGGCCTGACTGCTCCCCGAAGTACCGGAAGTCACTGGCCGAGTCATTGACGCGGATCACAGTCGCGCTGCTACACGAGAGTGCTTCTCTTCCCCAGGACAAGGCGCTACGAAAGGTGTTGATGGAGGAGTTCAACACGAAGACGCGAAGTGCCGAGCGGACGCCTGAAGCAGCGCGGATTTCCAAGGCACTCGCCCGCGCGAGCCGGAATGTCTCCGACCTCGCCAAGCCGGAAGTGCTCCGGGCCGTGCTGCGGGCACTCGACATGAACTTGGACGGCACCCGAGCCGCAGGTAACACCGTTCGTATCCGGCGAGTGGCTCTCGCGAACGCGATCGACTACGCCATCGAGAAGAAGCTCCTGTCAACGAATCCGCTCAACGAGGTCAAGGTCAAGAAGCGGCATTACGCATTGACCCAGGTGAACCCGGAGTCCGCGGTCAACCCGATGCAGGCTCGCATGCTGCTCACCGCCATCGACACGATCGGCAAGCAAGGCCCCAGATTGGTCGCGTTCTTCGCGTGCATGTACTACGCCGGACTTCGCCCGGAAGAGGCCGCCAACCTCAAGAAACAGAACCTCTCCTTGCCGGAGAAGGGCTGGGGCGACATTCACCTCGACGGCGCTCGGGCGGAGATCGGCAGGGAATGGACCGATTCGGGCGAGGCTAGCGAGGAAGGGCCGCTGAAACATCGGGACTCCAGCATGGGCCGAACGGTCCCCTGCCCACCTGTGCTGACGGAGATACTGCACGATCACCTGTCACGGTTCGGCACAGCGAGAGATGGTCGGCTGTTCCGGGGCGCCCGTGATGGTGGGCGGGTAGGAAGCACGGTTTACGGCAGGGTGTGGGCTGCTGCGCGAGCGAAGGTGTTCACGGCCGAGGTACTGGCGGGGCCTCTCGGTAAACGACCGTACGACCTCCGGCACGCCTGCGTGTCGACGTGGCTGAGCGGTGGCGTCGAGCCGACTCGCGTAGCGAAGTGGGCCGGTCACAGCGTGTCCGTGCTGCTGAAGGTCTACGCGAAGTGCCTCGACGGTGGCGAGCAGACGGCCCGTGAGCGAGCGGAGCGAGCGCTACACGGCTGGTGA
- a CDS encoding YajQ family cyclic di-GMP-binding protein — protein sequence MADPSFDVVSKVDRQEVDNALNQASKELSTRFDFRGTGAKVEWAGEHAVTIEAETEERAKAAVEVFKEKLIKRGISLKAFEADEPAVSGKIYKVNGKIIEGIEADKAKKIAKFIRDEGPKGVQAQIQGDQLRVSGKKKDHLQDVIALLKNEDFGIALQFTNYR from the coding sequence GTGGCCGATCCCTCTTTCGACGTCGTCAGCAAGGTCGACCGTCAGGAGGTGGACAACGCGCTCAACCAGGCGAGCAAGGAGCTGTCCACGCGGTTCGACTTCCGCGGTACCGGCGCCAAGGTCGAGTGGGCCGGTGAGCATGCCGTGACGATCGAAGCCGAGACCGAGGAGCGCGCGAAGGCGGCGGTGGAGGTCTTCAAGGAGAAGCTGATCAAGCGGGGCATCTCGCTCAAGGCGTTCGAGGCCGACGAGCCCGCGGTCTCCGGCAAGATCTACAAGGTCAACGGCAAGATTATCGAGGGCATCGAGGCGGACAAGGCGAAGAAGATCGCCAAGTTCATCCGCGACGAGGGCCCCAAGGGTGTCCAGGCTCAGATCCAGGGCGACCAGCTGCGGGTGTCCGGCAAGAAGAAGGACCACCTCCAGGACGTCATCGCGTTGCTGAAGAACGAGGACTTCGGCATCGCCCTGCAGTTCACCAACTACCGGTGA
- a CDS encoding DUF3307 domain-containing protein, whose translation MRRRPDRVAVLVVSWLAAAAGHEAGDYLVQSDHAAQNKQRHEAAGYAALAEHVVTYAATQHAAKAMALRAAGVRPGWKAVAAGTVVEALLHALIDDGRLLRRFAHGTGKGGFHDLSAAGVNGRMLIDQAAHKGLQIPIGALVTTWLASRRTH comes from the coding sequence ATGCGGCGGCGTCCGGATCGGGTGGCGGTGTTGGTGGTGTCGTGGCTGGCCGCGGCGGCGGGGCACGAGGCCGGGGATTACCTGGTGCAGTCCGACCACGCCGCGCAGAACAAGCAACGCCACGAGGCGGCCGGATATGCGGCGTTGGCCGAGCACGTCGTCACGTATGCGGCCACCCAGCACGCGGCGAAGGCGATGGCGTTGCGGGCGGCTGGTGTGCGGCCTGGGTGGAAGGCGGTGGCCGCCGGCACGGTCGTGGAGGCGTTGCTGCACGCCCTGATCGATGACGGTCGGCTGTTGCGTCGCTTCGCCCACGGCACTGGCAAGGGCGGCTTCCACGACCTGTCCGCAGCTGGGGTCAACGGCCGGATGTTGATTGACCAGGCCGCGCACAAGGGGCTGCAGATCCCGATCGGCGCCCTGGTCACTACCTGGCTCGCCTCCCGGCGCACCCATTGA
- a CDS encoding helix-turn-helix domain-containing protein, which yields MGKDWDAVAEAVNTRLAELGMTQAELASKSRVSPAALRQIQHGVPPKTRRSPHTLAAISEALGWPSRHLEEVAAGEDAIGGQDRVKRLEDTVADLQERVRKLEEAAKS from the coding sequence GTGGGCAAGGACTGGGATGCGGTCGCCGAAGCTGTAAACACCCGTTTGGCCGAACTCGGCATGACTCAGGCGGAGTTGGCCAGCAAGTCCCGGGTCAGCCCGGCGGCATTGCGCCAGATCCAGCACGGCGTCCCACCGAAGACCCGTCGTAGCCCTCACACGCTGGCTGCAATCTCGGAGGCACTCGGCTGGCCTTCCCGGCACCTGGAAGAAGTTGCCGCCGGGGAAGATGCGATCGGCGGCCAGGACCGGGTCAAGCGGCTCGAAGACACGGTCGCCGACCTCCAAGAGCGTGTGCGGAAGCTGGAGGAAGCGGCCAAGAGCTAG
- a CDS encoding helix-turn-helix transcriptional regulator codes for MGTERRYLTLKAFCEELGVAKSTFYDWCAKGRAPRYIKLPNGEIRIRRTDLEAWLESREVAA; via the coding sequence ATGGGCACCGAGCGCCGATACCTCACGCTCAAGGCTTTCTGTGAAGAACTGGGCGTAGCGAAGTCCACCTTCTACGACTGGTGCGCGAAGGGGCGCGCACCGCGCTACATCAAACTCCCGAACGGCGAAATCCGAATTCGCCGCACCGATCTCGAAGCATGGCTCGAATCCCGCGAGGTTGCCGCTTGA